TTGTCAAGCTAATGGGTCGCTACAGTGGTAAGTTCATCGAAGGATACAAATTATACATACAATAAATAGTCACAAGAGTATCTACACTGCAGGGTTCATTGCAATGTACGCGACTCTGGCCAGCCGGGACGTTGACTGCTGTCTGATTCCAGAGTCACCTTTTTACCTTGAAGGCAAAGGAGGGCTTTACGAGTTCATTGCAAAACGGCTGAGAGAAAATGGCCACATGGTTATAGTGGTTGCTGAAGGTGCAGGACAAGATCTAGTTGCCGAGAGCATTGAACAGCAAGATGCTTCGGGGAACAAGCTCCTCAAAGATGTTGGACTATGGATGAGTCTTAAAATCAAGGTTTCTTCTAGCAAATAAGAAACATATCGAACCTTCAGCTCAGTGGGGTTTTTAACATTGTTTTGCATTTGGCTTTTATAACAGGAACACTTTGCGAAGCAGAGAAAAATGGACATTACTCTGAAATACATTGGTACGTTTTGTCCTCTCCCAAACTTCAACTCAAGCTATTTAAGATTCTTGAAATATGAATGTGATTGAGTCCATGTTTCAGATCCGACATACATGATCAGAGCTATTCCAGCCAATGCATCTGACAACGTTTACTCTACTCTCCTCGCCCAAAGCGCAGTCCATGGTGCAATGGCGGGTTATACCGGCTTCATCTCTGGTCTTGTTAACGGAAGGCACACCTACATTCCCTTCAACGTAAGTTTCTCTTCGCCTAGATACCTCTCTATCTTATCCCATTGGATCATCAAGCTCTCAATGTTTCAACCCCTTCTTTTTTATTCTTGCAGCGAATAACGGAAAAACAGAACAAAGTTGTGATTACAGACAGAATGTGGGCTCGGATGCTGTCATCCACGAACCAGCCCAGCTTCATGAACCCTCCTAATGGAGCCACAGAGGGGGCAAACTGAAGCCAAAAAACTGTTGGCAGAGTTTTATATCTTCATTTGTAATTTTGACCGCATCGAGATTGAATCATTTTAGGTGAGAGACAGTATCACTGTTCTCGTGTACTCTTTTGCTGAAGATAAACAATTCTTGTGAAGTCATGTTTGGTCTCTTATTGATTGGAAATAGAAGCCTAGAGTTTATGCTCGCCTTTTCATGAAACTAGACCAACCATGTGCTTTGTTTTTTTCCTTCTTTGTTATATAGAAACATATATAGAAACATATTAACGTCTTCAAAGGTTTGTCATTTTCTTGACTTCTCCATGATCTTGGACGTAATCGTTATAACATGCTGTGGCCGGAAACACTAATTTTAAAACAAACGTTGGACAAATAATGGTTTATTAATATCGTGTATGAGAGATAGCGTTATGTAGATGTTTTTTTGTTCTACTACTTGTCTTCCTTTTACAATGATCAGAATTTTAAAAATGGATAAGAATTTGGCCCGAGACTGCCAAGAACTAAAGCGTTTGAACAGAGAGAATGCATAATAAAGCTGTTTCGTTTTCAAGCTCTGTAGATTCCAGAAGGATCAGCATTCTGCACAATCCATGGATGCTCGAGAAGTTTGTGCAGTGGCAGACGTTGTGCAGACTCCTTGACAAGCATCTATATGATATAAAGTTGAGAATTGTGTAAGATATCAGAATCAGTCTTCTTCAGTGACTACTTCCATCAAAACCGAAGGTAATCTCTACAAACCTGGCTAATAAGATCCTTTGCAGATGGAGATACAATTGGTTGAGGAGGGAACTTAAGGTCCACCTGCACAATCCTGTTATAGATAATTTGTGTTAACAAAAGTCGTTAAGAACAAGGAACAAACCAACAAGAAGAAACAGATTAGAAATGCAGATTCTGTATTATACCTTCTGTATGTGTCTGAGTGCTCCACGGCTTCAAAAGGAGGAACGCCATAAAGAAACTCGTAACAGAGAATCCCTAGGCTCCAGATATCTACACTTGCATCATGTTCCACGCTTTCAACTGTAAGAAAAAACAAGTCCAAAGGTCATGTTAAGGAATGAATACATTTATCTTATAGTAGAATTAACTTTGAAGCGAAATCTTCAAAAGTTTACCCATCTCAGGAGGAAGGTAATCAAGCGTGCCACACATGGTCCTTCTGCGGTTAAATGTGTGTACTGACCAACCAAAGTCTGCAATCTTGAGCTCACCCTGAAAGTAAAAAGTCGATGAATATTATTATTAGCTGGTCTTAGATCAAATCGAGAAATGTGGTAAAAACGTATCTAACCTGAGCACCAATTAACAGATTCTCTGGTTTGATATCTCTGTGTATCACATGCTTGCCATGGCAATAGATGAGAGCCCTCGCCAACGATGCAACATACTATCACAATAAAAATATAAAGATCTCATTTTCACTAACAAAAGAACAGAACTTGACTTTGATTTAATAACAGCAGAAGGAAGGAAGGAAGGAAAGGGGGACTAACAGTTGCAGCTCGTCTCTCACTGAAGTATTTGCATTTCTGAAGCTCCTTATAAAGCTCGCCTCTAGCAGCATACTCGAGTATCAAATAAACTCTTTTCTGCAACCAGACAAACAAGAAGCCAATAAAGTGGTGTTATCCCCAAAAAAGTAGAGATCATGTCAACAAAAATGAAGAAATATTCAACCTTACCTGATCATAGAAATAACCATAGAGCCGGAGGATATTGGGGTGCCGAAGATGAGACTGGATCTCAACTTCTCTTCGTAGCTGATGTTCAACTTGAGATTCTTGAAGCTGGGTCTTGAAAAGAACCTTTAGAGCGACAATGTGATTGCTCTGTTTCACATATGTGAGAGATGTAAGGATCTAAAGAGCAATGAATCAGAAGGCATAATAATAATACTGACCCGCTTTTCTCGAGCGAGATAAACGTGACCAAATTTGCCTCTACCAAGAGCCTTTCCAATGTCAAAATCACTCAGATTCCATCTATTTTGTGCAGCTGCAGAAGAAGCCTCCTGATAAAAGTCCAATAAACACTGAAAAACATGAATCTACCTTTCAAATTCACAAAAATTTCAAACCCCTAATCTTTGGGCATCTCGCTCAATTCAAATCTAATCCAATCAAGGAAAAGGGTTTTCTTTTCACCCAAAAAGAGAATCAAGCAACGCAAGAATTTTCCCAGATCTCATCCTAAACATAGATAAACTCAAGCACCAAGGATCGATTTGGATAGAGCTCAAAACTTTGTCAATTACACAAATGAATCAAATGGTGGAGTCAGTGATTAGCCGAAAAAGTTACCTTCTCCTCCTGGTGTTGTGTCTCCGTAGCGATCGCCATGGAAGAGAGAGAGAGAGAGGACAAGATTTGAGAAGATAGGAGCGGGGCTCGAAGCTTTTTAAATAAAAATACAAACTGAGACCGTTTTCAAATATAATAAAGGTAAATAATAG
This sequence is a window from Brassica oleracea var. oleracea cultivar TO1000 chromosome C1, BOL, whole genome shotgun sequence. Protein-coding genes within it:
- the LOC106316140 gene encoding serine/threonine-protein kinase Aurora-1-like, which gives rise to MAIATETQHQEEKEASSAAAQNRWNLSDFDIGKALGRGKFGHVYLAREKRSNHIVALKVLFKTQLQESQVEHQLRREVEIQSHLRHPNILRLYGYFYDQKRVYLILEYAARGELYKELQKCKYFSERRAATYVASLARALIYCHGKHVIHRDIKPENLLIGAQGELKIADFGWSVHTFNRRRTMCGTLDYLPPEMVESVEHDASVDIWSLGILCYEFLYGVPPFEAVEHSDTYRRIVQVDLKFPPQPIVSPSAKDLISQMLVKESAQRLPLHKLLEHPWIVQNADPSGIYRA